From Columba livia isolate bColLiv1 breed racing homer chromosome 27, bColLiv1.pat.W.v2, whole genome shotgun sequence:
CACGCGAGTCCGGACCCTCGGCTCCACGCTCGCCCGTGGGTGCCCGGGGATCGCGGTGCCTGTGCGCTCGCCGGGAGCCACCTAGCGACAgcggggacaggcagggacagcggTGACGAGCAGCGGGCTCCGGTCCCTCTCCCAGTCCCGGTCCCCCTCCCAGTCCCGTCTCCCCAAGCGCGGGGGCTCCGACCCAGCGGAGCTGATAGACAAAAGAGAGAACGAGGGAAAGCACTGACTCTTTAATAAATtagcaaaataaacagcatttatatatatatatatgtatattatattACTGCATCCCAGCAAATCACATGGGTTAAGCAGGGACATTCGTTGCTCACTTTGATGGTGATTTTGATCCCGGGGTGTCCGTCAGTCAAGGTGTCCCTGCTGGGTGACGCCTGATGGTGTCATACTTAAAAACTCTTAGAAATGAAATAGCTTTTTTGTAAGCCAGAGACACAGCTTCCcatgagaaagaagttaaattACCGTATGATTTAATCCGGCTGTCTCCTCGCAGAAATGATTAAAAGAAAGTGATCcaatttttcccctcttaagaaaaaaacacaacctaTTACCTCACCTCAAAGGGAAGGGGGAACGAAGGAGCAGATCTAACGCATTGGAAGGATTGTCTGTTGTACTAAGCATGAATGTGATATGCAGTGTACAAGTCTCTGATTCTGATGATAACCAGGAGCTGAACTGATCAGGTATTTCAATCACGGGTCAGTCGGTGCCAAACAGGGAGGGACGCGGCCAAGTCCGGTGGCCCCGCGGGCCCCTCAGTCCTCGTCCCTGATGTACTGCCCGGCCTCCCAGCGCTGGGCCATGGCGCTCTTGTGACGAGTCACCCTGGTGCTCTCCACAACCTGAGGGAACCCGAAGGAACGGTATCTTTTtataaagaagatatttttataaACGATCTTTTTGCACCCTCCCAGCCAGAAGCGCCTCCCGTTCAGGTTAAATCCGCCGGACGGTGACTGTGGCACGTTCTGCCCAGCGCGGCGCTGAACCCCCGTCCAGCTCCCCGCACCAGCACCTGGGAGCGAGAGGAGCCGGGAGGACATGGGGTGCGAGGTCAGGGCAGCGCAAGCAGAGCCCCCGAGCACATAAAGGACTTTACCTCCGTGTTGATCTTGTCAACGGGTTCAATGCCTGCGTACTGTGAAAAGCGGGAAAAAGGGGTCAGAGAACAGCAGCCTTGCAGGGAAACACCCAGAGGCAGCCCGATAGCAGGCATGGGGGTCAGGTGTGCCCCTGTGCCCTCCCCACGTCCAGCGGCGGCTTTGGGCCAGGACCAGAGCTCCCCCGCAGTCCCTGGGGTCGGCACAGCCCCGCACCGGTGCCACCACCAACCCGAGCAGCTGCATCCCCAGCTCAGGTGGGAGTCGGGCACTAGTGTCCCCAGCCCAAGGCCACCAACCTCCCCACCTGTCACATtcacctttccttcctccttcaccCTCCTCCTCCGCTCTTCGAAGGGGCTGGAACGAGCCGAGTCGGGGTCGAGGGTCTCCGTGCTGCCCTGGGAGGGACCGGCCATTCTCAGCGGGGTGAAGGATGAGATCAGCCCCAGGATCCCCGCCTGGTGCGGGGCAGGAGCGGCCACGGGGGACCCGGACATGGAGTAGCTGCCACTGACACCTGAGGCAGCTTCAAGAGAAAGAGCCATTGGGTGAGGAACACCAGGACCGCTCGTGGGGCTCAGGTCCCCACAGGCGATTGTCAGCAGCGAGGGAAGGGAAATGCAGGAGCCGGGCACTTCTGGGCCCTTCCAGCACTGTTTTCTGTGGCAACATGACACAAAGTCATCAAAATCTGAGCAGCTGTGGAATTAAAAGCTGCGCTGCTCCCGCAGAGCCCATCCCTCACGGCCACATCTCGCCAGGCTGGGCTGCTCCAGGGACTTCCCACCAAGGACTTGTGCTTGCTGACCACAGAATCTGTGTCCAAGGAGGATTATTTCTCCCAGGACAACTTGCTACCAACACACAGGGTTCCTTGGGGCATCTCAGCACATCCTTGCAGGGAGGAACTTGGACCACACACCCACAGCCTCTAAGTCTGGGACTTGATGCTTCCCATCCAGAGCTCTGTCCCCCTCGGTCCCCACCGTGGCCGCTCTGCTCTCACAGAGCCTGTGAGAGGCACCTTGTGCAGACTGGGGACACTTCCAGGAAGGTCCCTTGGGATGGGCACCCCACGGTGCCACCCCTGCCCCTGCTGACAAGGAACGGGGGGCTGGAGTGGTGGccctggcagctctgcctgagGGACAGACCCCTGCTCACCAAACCCCCTTACCGGAGCTGTGCCGGGAGCGGGAGCCGTCCTGGTGAACACCGTCCCCGCCAACCTGGGAGTCCCCATCCAGcagctgccgccgccgccgctgctcctgcagctcctcttccCGCTGCAGGTCGCTCCGGATCTCCTCCTCGATCAGTGCCGACGTCTGCGGCTTCCAGGTCCGGAGCCGGTACTGGTCCTCCCGGCCGTCCTCCCTCCGCAGCGGCtgcggtgtccccatgtcatcCACGAAGGAGAGCTTTGGCTTCCAGAAGGGCAGGGAGAAGTACTCCCTGGGCAGGACGGCCACGCCGGAGCTCGGCGTGGAGCTGGGGAGCCTTCCTCCCCGGGAATCCTCGCCGCCCTGTGTGCTGGCGCTGGTGGCACCGCGCTGGGACAGCGGCACCTGCTCCCGGCTCTTCTCGCTGGCGGTGAAACGCGGTAGGGACGCCTGGAAGCGCACGGTGCTCACTGCGTAGCTGGGGAGGCCTCTCCCACCCTTGGTGTCTTCTGCAGCGTGGGGACCGTGGCTcgggggctgctctgctgctgactCGGTGACCCAGCTCCGCCACTCGTCTGCCCTCCTGGCCGGGGTGGGCGCCTGCGGGGCCGCGTCCTCCTGCTCGAACACCCTCCTGCGCTcatccagctcctgctgtgtccccctgTCGTATGTCCCCAGCAGCCTCCCTTGCCTCTTCAGATCTTCCTCGCGTTTGGTTTCCTGCTCGATTTCCCTCCGGACGTAAAGGGAAGCGCGGCCTTTGTCCTTCCCTTTCCTGCCGGGGCCAGGGGAGCTGTGCATGGAGAGCAGCGGTTTGGTCTGGATCTCCACCAGCTCGCTGCTGGAGGTCAGCCGCTGGATCCCCCGCTCCTTCCACaggttctcctccctctccatcGCCATGCGGATCTCCCGCTCAATGGGTGTCTCATTGCTGATCTTTGTCTCCTTGTCCAGGCCATTGCTGCTGGTCTTCAGCTCCACGATGCCGTTGAAGACCTCGTTGGACATGCTGCCATCGCTGGCATAGCCTGCATTGCTTTCATTATACATCTCACCCAAGCCAGAGTCCAGGTCCTCTCGGGAAGATGCTTTGGTCAAGCCGGAGGTTTTCCTGGTGGAATATGACCTGTCAGTATCAGCCCTTCTGGGAGCATAAACCTCCTCCTTCACGGGTGTCTTGTAGGACACACTGTAAACCTGATACACGGCCTTGTCCGTCCTGCTCTGGCTGGATGGACTGGCATTACCATAACCTCTTGCAGCCTTCGTGGCCATCTCGGGGCTCTGCCACTCTTGCCGAGAGACTTTTGTCATTGACTCTGGCTTTGGAGACATGGGCTGTTGCCCTGGGCTGAAGAAATTGCCTGGGCTGGTCTTTTCCAGCATCAGGAACTGTTGCCGAGCAGCAGAGAAGTTGATCTGCTCCGTGTCAATGTTTTCAGGGTCGACAGGCGTCGCTGCCCTCCCCGAGGGAGACTTGTCGAAGTGAAGGGAGAAGCTGGTGGTGAAGCTCCTTGTGCTCTTGCTCTCACCTGAGCCAGCGGCGATGGAGCTCAGCTCGTCCAGGGAGCTCCAGCGCTCAGCCGTGGTGGAGCTCTTCCTCAGCGCCTGGCTCCGGATGATCTCCTTCCGCTCGTCCTCCAGctccctggctttctcgggtgaGATGTTGGGTGGGGGGACCCTGGGCTGTTCCTGCTCATCCTCATCGTAAAGCTTCGAGGGCTTCCTCTCGCCTCTGTAAGCCCTGAGGTCGTACAAGCTTCCCGACCTCACCACCTCCAGCTTGGACTCCCTGTCCGGTGATGGGGTCCAGACATCTTTTCCACCGTCCAGGAAATTCGAGGGTGACTTGGCCCTTGTTTTCCAGCTGTAGCCGTTTTCCACCCTGTGGCTGCTGTGTCGAGCGGAGCCAAACACGTCGTCGTCGCTGTCAGCCCTGTGCGCCGCGAGCGAGCCGGCCGGGGCGGCGTCGCCGCCATCGAGCCGCTGCGAGGTCTGCGGGAGCTGGAAGACCAGGTGCCTGGTGACCCTGTCCATCTCCGGGGCTGTGTTGACGGTCACTCCTCCGCCAGCCTCAACCGGGACCGGGGATGCTGCTCAGCGTCGAGGCCGCCCTtgaggggacacggggcaggacctgcgggcaggaggggacagtggTGTTAGGAGCAGGAGACAGAGCCGAGGAGGGGGCGGCAGCTCCCCCCAGCCTGGCACCACTGTCCTTGCCCTGGCGGTGACCGGGAGATCCCTGTGCCAGGGGACAAACACCACTGTCACCAACCAGCCACAGAGTGTCCACTCGGCTGCACCAGCCTCTGCCGCCCCGGTGCCAAACCGCACGCACCGGGCAGGGAGCAGCTCCGGGAGCATCCGCTGGCGCAGGGAGAGGCACCGGGTCCACCCCTGCCTGGAAACCCTCGTGGTGTGTTTGCGGGAAAAGGCTCCAGATAGCCGAGCTATTGAAACAGCCCGGATCATAAAAATGGTTTCATGGCTCATAAAAAAGAGAGACTTTAACCCCCGTGTCATGCAAAGCGGGAGTAAACCGCCCCGACCTTGGTGTTGGTGCTGCTGCGCTAACCGGGTGGGACGCGggtgccgggggagggaggtggCACAGGCGTGACGCAGCAGCTCTCGCCATGGTGCGGATACCATCCCTGGCCTGACCTCTGTGCCAGCAAGACACACAGACAAGCTGGGAGTGACCACAGACAAGTGACACATCCTCTCTGTTCGCCGAGGTGTCGCCACAGCCCGGCATTGCCACAGCCCGGCCATCGCCATGCGGTGACAGcgctccctctgctcccctcccaTCCCACCTGGCTGGGCCCTTCCCCTGCACCTGAGGAGCTTTTTAAGCCTTTCCTGGGGCTCATTGGGGGCAGCTGGGGGACCCAGGGTGGTGCCCCAGCCCCGTGGCCAGCCGGGGGGCTCAGCCCCCTGGGGCAGCAGGAATGGGGCCGGGATGCGCAGGAGCTGCCGTTCCCCgtgctccctgcccagctgaaTTCCCGTCACCCGTCATTCACTATTGCTCTTTTACAGCCCCTGATGACATGAATAGTGAAAACTCTGCTCGCACCCCTTATCGTGGCTGGAGGGGTCAGAGGTCCCTGCCGGGAGGGGACTCCTCActggggagtggggaggggacacagcagggctGTTATTGGGGCTCCTGGCCACACCACAGCCCATCCCGAAGCGGCACCCAAAACAACCCAcctgcctcagccctgctggaCAGCGCTGTGGGAGTGTGGGGGTCCCAAGCTTGTCCCCCCCATGCCAAACTGCCCCTGGCCCGGCCAAGCACCCCACGGGGACGCTGGGTGGAGAAAGCAGCGTCACAACAcccaccagcctggcctgggcCCCCCCACCATAAAGAGACAGCCAGGGAGTTTTCCAgggtccccccaccccagggtcCTGCAGAACTGCAGCGCACCCACACCCCCTGCACAGAGGCTGTGTGTGCTCCCGGTGCTGCCGGCGCGCGAGCAGCGCAGGAGCTGTGCAGGAACGTGTCACCACGCAGGACTGTGTCACTGCGCCGCCGCGGCCCTCGCCTGGCACCGCGGCCAGGGCCGGTGTGCACGTACCCCCTCGCCACAGCTGGACCATGCGTGGGGAACCACCACGCCAAGGCTGGGGGGCAATGGCCGCCCCGGCATTACCCTTGCCCTCACCCCGACTGCGCAGCACTTACTgtctgggggagctgctgggggggtccccatgCCCGGGGAGGCTGCACGGGGCACCCAGCGGAGCCGCGGCCACCTGGGAGTGGCtggggcggcgggaggggcgggggggccACGGGGCTGCAGGGCCCTGATAAGCTCAGCTCGAGCCCAGGAAGAATTCCAAGAACTGTGCTGGGCTCGGCGCTGGCTGCAGTTCAATGCCCTGTTCCCGACCCCCCCGCGCCACCATCACCCACTGTAGCTGGCTCCCACGCCGGGACGGTGCCCTTGGCCCCCCCTGTGGCACACGCCAGCGTGCTGATGCGCCTGCGGGTCCATGTGCTCATGCACCAACACACCCGTGCACCCATGCACCGGTGCAGCCGTGCACCAACGCCTTCCTGCAGCATCTCACCGAGGACACAACTCCAGCCCTGCGGGGGCTGAGACCCCCCAAGTCCCCACACAGGGCCCCGACACGGTGGTGCCGGCTGGGGAGGGTGCAGAGGAGCCCATGGGCTGTGACCTCCGCGGGAGTCCCTGTGCTAATGCCATGGGACCTCCCGGCACCCAATAACCCAGTGGGGCGGGTGCCCTCGCTGCCatggcagccctggctgtgccGGCCCCACCACCCCggtgctgcccccagccccgctccctgcCGGCCCCAGGGCCCAGATCCGCCATCTCCGATGGCACCAGCGGGTGATGCTCTGCCGGGATGCTCAGCCCGGTGCTGAGTCCCTGTCCTCGTCCTCCCTGCCTCGCCACGAcagtcctgctcctcctgccacgagccccccggccccgctgccacTGGTGCTGGCCCAGCGTGGTGACGGTGCCAGACACCACTCGCCTCGGCTGTGCGGTGCCAGGGGTCCCActtaccctctgcccagccccttggtgtccccaagcccactCTGTGGGCTGGTGGCTCTGGCACTGGCTGGCCTGGGGACAGTGGCTGCggtgcagctgccagcagctctgcgtTTCCGGGCAGGAGAGTGGAGCCTGTTTTACCGCGGGGCTGAGACAAAGTCCACGGGTGACGGCTGGGGAGCCGGGAGCCACCACACCCCTGTAGGGTGTGTGCTTGGCTCCTGCGCTGGCACCGGGCAGGGATGGGGCCCCAGCACCACGGAATGAGCCCTGGCATCGCAGCCCTGGGCGAAGCAGGAACCCCCAGCCCACAGCCATATGGTGAGGAGACCTGGGGGATCCTGACCCTGGCACTGCCCCTTGGG
This genomic window contains:
- the MISP gene encoding mitotic interactor and substrate of PLK1 isoform X1 — translated: MDRVTRHLVFQLPQTSQRLDGGDAAPAGSLAAHRADSDDDVFGSARHSSHRVENGYSWKTRAKSPSNFLDGGKDVWTPSPDRESKLEVVRSGSLYDLRAYRGERKPSKLYDEDEQEQPRVPPPNISPEKARELEDERKEIIRSQALRKSSTTAERWSSLDELSSIAAGSGESKSTRSFTTSFSLHFDKSPSGRAATPVDPENIDTEQINFSAARQQFLMLEKTSPGNFFSPGQQPMSPKPESMTKVSRQEWQSPEMATKAARGYGNASPSSQSRTDKAVYQVYSVSYKTPVKEEVYAPRRADTDRSYSTRKTSGLTKASSREDLDSGLGEMYNESNAGYASDGSMSNEVFNGIVELKTSSNGLDKETKISNETPIEREIRMAMEREENLWKERGIQRLTSSSELVEIQTKPLLSMHSSPGPGRKGKDKGRASLYVRREIEQETKREEDLKRQGRLLGTYDRGTQQELDERRRVFEQEDAAPQAPTPARRADEWRSWVTESAAEQPPSHGPHAAEDTKGGRGLPSYAVSTVRFQASLPRFTASEKSREQVPLSQRGATSASTQGGEDSRGGRLPSSTPSSGVAVLPREYFSLPFWKPKLSFVDDMGTPQPLRREDGREDQYRLRTWKPQTSALIEEEIRSDLQREEELQEQRRRRQLLDGDSQVGGDGVHQDGSRSRHSSAASGVSGSYSMSGSPVAAPAPHQAGILGLISSFTPLRMAGPSQGSTETLDPDSARSSPFEERRRRVKEEGKYAGIEPVDKINTEVVESTRVTRHKSAMAQRWEAGQYIRDED
- the MISP gene encoding mitotic interactor and substrate of PLK1 isoform X2; its protein translation is MDRVTRHLVFQLPQTSQRLDGGDAAPAGSLAAHRADSDDDVFGSARHSSHRVENGYSWKTRAKSPSNFLDGGKDVWTPSPDRESKLEVVRSGSLYDLRAYRGERKPSKLYDEDEQEQPRVPPPNISPEKARELEDERKEIIRSQALRKSSTTAERWSSLDELSSIAAGSGESKSTRSFTTSFSLHFDKSPSGRAATPVDPENIDTEQINFSAARQQFLMLEKTSPGNFFSPGQQPMSPKPESMTKVSRQEWQSPEMATKAARGYGNASPSSQSRTDKAVYQVYSVSYKTPVKEEVYAPRRADTDRSYSTRKTSGLTKASSREDLDSGLGEMYNESNAGYASDGSMSNEVFNGIVELKTSSNGLDKETKISNETPIEREIRMAMEREENLWKERGIQRLTSSSELVEIQTKPLLSMHSSPGPGRKGKDKGRASLYVRREIEQETKREEDLKRQGRLLGTYDRGTQQELDERRRVFEQEDAAPQAPTPARRADEWRSWVTESAAEQPPSHGPHAAEDTKGGRGLPSYAVSTVRFQASLPRFTASEKSREQVPLSQRGATSASTQGGEDSRGGRLPSSTPSSGVAVLPREYFSLPFWKPKLSFVDDMGTPQPLRREDGREDQYRLRTWKPQTSALIEEEIRSDLQREEELQEQRRRRQLLDGDSQVGGDGVHQDGSRSRHSSGQHGDPRPRLGSFQPLRRAEEEGEGGRKVRRH